tcaggttatgaagagccaattgattggaatgcccttatagCCAATGACAAAATAGCTAGAAAGGacgcaaggaaaaagaatgctcaagctttgtttcacatttagatagctcttgataagagcttattttcaagaatatcaggagcaacaactgccaaagatgcctggaagactctacaagaagcttactaggatagtgatcaagttaaagtggtcaagcttcagacattgaagcgagagtttgagaatttgaagatgcaagaagtcgaaagtataagtgattattgtgtcggagtcaaagatgtggtcaataaaatggctacacttgggaaaattgtaagcaatgaagttttgataaaaaaggtgttaagatctttgacacccagatggaatcatgtagcaataatcatagaagaaagcaaggatttaataaaactacagtttgatcaactggttggatccctgatgccTCATGAAGAATGATTGAAAGATTCTttagaaggtgtagagaaagcattttcctctaaattgctaatcacaaaaaataaaGATGCAAGTAGCAGTAgtaccaaaatcaatcaaggccaaggtaaagggcaaagccaaaattcttcaagaggtagaggaagaggtggctaaAGAGGAAgtggtagaggcagatttgataagagaaatgttcaatgttaccattgtaattggtatggccactttgaaagagaatgcatattgaaagaaggtaaaagtgctaactatgctcaaaaaagtagtgagaatcctcctgatcacttatttttatcttatgcaaagggtgaaaatactagtaaagatgtttggtacctagattctggatgctctagcCATATGACatggaatgagaagttgttctcaataaaggatggaagtttcaaatccaagatctagcttggtgatgataaatcattggaggttgctgccaaaggagctatggaggtccaaacaaaagaaggtataaagagtattcatgatatttattatactccacaattgaagcacaatttgttaagtgttgggccactatgtgagaaaaattataaagtagtctttgagaataagacttgtactatctatgataagaataaggataatagggtgatcactgttctTCCTATGACAAGAAacaggatgttccccttgaggtttggtaaACATAACAAcaatttggcaaatatggcttatgagaattcaagttggttatggcatctcaggtatgggcatttaaattttcatagtttgaagtttctaaccttgaatgcattagtttctggtttgcccacggttgaggaacacaaggaggtttgtgaaggttgtgctaaaggaaagcatgcaagagaaaagtttccaaagggaaatgcatggagggctcatcacccacttcagcttgttcattcaaaTATATGTGGTCCTGtgtagactaagagtttgggtaagtcatcatatttcatcacttttattgatgattactcacgaaattgttgggtatattttttgaaggccaaagatgaagccttggatacctTCATGAattttaaagcccttgtggaaaatgagaaaggatgcaagatcaaatgtttaaggactgatcgtggaggagaaaTTTTGCttaaaggctttccaaagttattgtgattttaatggcatcaagaggcaacttactattgcatacacacctcaacagaatggagtagttgaaaggaagaattgtattgtggttgaaatggcaaggtgcatgttacaaaccaagggattgaacaATTATTATTAGGGAGATGTAGTTGCTACAACTGTGTACATCCTTAACCatagccccaccagtgcactagaaaagatgactccttatgaagcttggtatggcaaaaggcctaatgttaatcatttcaaattttttagttgtttggcttatgtgcatgtacctaatcaaaatagacagaagttagatgcaaagagtgagtcatgtatttttattgggtatagtgagaaaagaaaggcttatagattgtataatcccctcactaacaagcttattgtctcaagagatgtgatatttgatgaagggggagtttatggtcatcaaaaagaccatgttgagaagccaaaatctattttgaatgatgatataattattgATATTGATCATGAGTTGCCAACTAATAtttctatatccagtggtttaactccaccaagcaacccttcatcaagttctttagtaccaagttcaagtctagcttcttctccaagttctacaaggaaggtaaggaaaTTGAGTGATATCTAtcagaggagtggaaatcaagtacatgaagaaaacccaataggtgagacagtgaattttgctttattagccaaggctgattttgaaccatcatgttttgaagatgcatgtactaatgaggtttgggtgaaagccatggaagaagagatggattccattcacaggaatAAAACTTGAGAGTTagcagaacttccacatgacaaaaaaaggattggcaccaaatgggtctataagaccaagtttaacagtgatgggagtgttgaaagacacaaagtGAGactagttgctaaaggcttcacgcaaaagtatggaattgattatgaagagacatttgcatcaGTAGAAAGACAAAAaaccataagaatgttgatttcattagcagctcagaagaagtggatcatacatcatatggacgtgaaaagtgccttcttgaatgcgtacttagaagaggaagtatatgtggagcaaccacagggttttgaagtggaaggaaaagataattatgtctacaagttgaagaagactttgtatggcctcaagcaaacACCAAGAACATGgcatgccaggattgatggatactttcaggagaatggcttccagagaagtaagagtgatcctaccctttactacaaacaagaaggtactgatattctcatcacaagtttgtatgttgatgatcttttgtatatgggtagtagttctaaggtGAAAGATGAATttaaagctgctatgatgaaagaatttgagatgaaagatcttggtctgatgaaatgttatctaggaatggaggtttatcaaagtaaggatgagattttcatttgtcaaacaaagtatgcacaagatatgctgaagaaatttaatatgactgattgtaatcttacctccactccaagtgctcatagAGTTTTGTTATGtcgagatgatggtgctgatttatttgatgagacaacttacagaagtattgtggggagcttgatgtttctaatccacacgaggcctgatattgcctattcagtttcacttgtttcaaggtatatggcAAATCCAtcagaaatacatatgaaggcagccaagaggattttgaggtatgtgaaagggaatttaagttttggtattcattactactcttctgaaaagttcaatcttgtaggctttagtgattcagattggggaggtagtatggatgactatAAATCTACAtctagaaattgtttttcttttggttttggtttattACCTGGAGCTAAAAAAAATAAAGTATTGTTTCCCTCATCtacaaaagcagagtatgttgcaattacctcagcaggtacacaagctctttggcttagaaaagttttggaagaaattcgagaaaaacaaattcagcctatagtaatttattgtgacaatgtgagtgccatcaagttagctaagaatctagTTCATCACAgcaaaacaaagcattttgatttgaaatatcacttcatacgagatttggtgcagaagaaggatgtcgaattgaagcacacCAACACCCAGgatcaactagcagatatattcaccaaagcggttgcgaaagctcagtttatatcactacgagataagattgtgagccctctcagcatcaagggggagtatgttgataactgatgctgctctagcatgcaactagattaatttagttaatagttttgttttttttatttatgcaaataaagcatgtactccaacatgcattaatccttacgactatttttagttttgttttttgcatgaatttgtttttagtaaataaagcatgttgtgcatgcacttattgtattcttaatttaaggagtagttttctttttttagtttgagagtctTAGTAGCTTTCcgtgcaatgctaggaatatatttagaactgcagttattatttattcttctaggctgcaaattctttatatatacaacgtctatgtatttttttaattaagcttcaataaagaaattggtgtgtacAATTCTAAAAAAtaaggcactttgttttttattctgaattgtgatttctttttgcaattgattctttttgctattattgtttgctaatcagctgGTTTAGAGAGGGTGGGTCAGATTCAAAATTCTACAGCATGTTTGTTAAAGAGACAGAAGCTGCGGTACGTACTTAATACTTTTGATGATTTGGCCACTGTAAAAAGAGGCTTTGTAGAGCGCTTCTTCCCACTCCTCAATCTGTTTTGAGCTATATCTACATTTCTTTTTATGCCTGTTAAAGGCATCGGCATATATTCCTTTCCTCTGAGCTACATATCTGAGATCAGTACGATCTGCATAGTAGAAGATGGGAACAATTTTGGCGCCACTTTTAAGCATGCATGAGAGCTCTGCTAAACACCAAGGTGATTCTCCATATTTCTTTGAAAAAATTGCAATATGAAGAGTAGCACTGCGGATTACTGCTTCTATTTTTTTAGGCAAGAAATCGCCATATTCCAACTCTTCTGAATCTAAAAACACTGTCACCTTCCTTTCACGGAGAATATTGTAGATTCTGCTGGCTAAAGTCTTTTTGACATCTGGTCCACGGTGATTAATGAAAACATCGAAAACCGGCTTAGATGCAGATGCACCCGAAGTAGATGCAGATGGTGCGATTTTTTGAAAATAGCCAGCGGTATCACGCTTCCTCTCTGGTCGACCAGATGGTCTAGAACTAGACGCCATGATATTAGATTTAATTGAACATAGAGAAGCAATGAAAACGGTCTGTAAGGAGGCTTGCTATGAGCGAGGGTAAGTGGTGAGTATGAGTTAGGGAAGAGGAAGCGGTGGATAAAAATAAGTAGAGCAAATGGGTGTCATTTGCGTCTGAAACTTCGGAGAAGAAACGCCCATTTCATCGAGGAAAGCGTTTGGAAGATGGCTTTAGCTTTTCGTGGAAGAACTGGTTGCCATGGTATTAGATTTAACTGGACCCAGAGAAGCAATGAAAACAGGGTGTAAGAAGGCTCGATTTTGAGCAAGGGAAAACAGTGAGTAAGAGTaagggaagaggaagaggaagaaacgcCCATTGCATCAAGGAAAGAGCGTGGAAGAAAGAGCGATCATGTGAAAGAAACCCAGAATCGTACATGAAAGCATGGGGAAGACGGCTTTACCTTCTCGTGCAAGGAAGGAATgtggaaaaggaaagaaaaagagagGTCTTgtaattcttgtgatagaagtggtTGATTTAATATCTtaatatttgttgatttaatgttcaacctttgtataacattgcaccaatagttgtatgatacgtatcaataattgaatgaaatatactatttgttgtgaaaagtaaccaatcatgtgatgccacatcagttgcacaagtattggggcccttttgcacacctattggtctcattttttttttgggctgttttggacaccttggcaaaaagcatgctaatgtggccctgaaaccttagttataagcaggggactcgccaagtaagctgctataaaaaaatcggagtgatttgaaatttccacataggattttgagaagcgcgaagttagggtgcacaactactgagtCCTTTCCCCTAGTGGCATCGATAATGCAGTGCACGATGGGATAGTGGGATCGTAATGACAAAGGAGAGTTGTGTAAAGAATACAATGGAAAACACAATATCATAGATGCCATAGATAATAAATTTGATGATTTGTGGAAGGAATGCGGAATTGTAAAGGAAAGCATGCGGACGAAGGCTTTACCTTTTGGTAGAAGAAACGAATGTGGAAAGTCGGCGAGAATAAGAAGTGACTTTTATAAAAGGAAAGTGGGGTATAACATGAGAAGTGGAGCACCTTGGAGTGAGAAGCATGTGGGAGAGAAAATAGTGAGTCTTAGTGGTATCAATAATAAGGTCGAACCAAATAATAAAGTTGAGTTTTAAAAAAATAGGAGAAGCCTAACATTAGGGGAAGAGCATAGTAGTGGACATAGTATCAATAGTGGATAGGTTTTTGTCAACCCAACTCCCCAATCACTAATTTTAAATGAGCtagaaaatgataatgaaaagttctttaataaatttcacatgtatcaatagtcgataatttttttgctttttttttaccataattggcccatttgtgcaccactattgggacatttgtgcacaactactgggGCATTTGTCCACTAGTACTGGCTATTTTGAGTTGACGATTATTGGAACATCTATAGTTAGGTATCGGGCtgcactttgaaatgtgtactttttgacccttgtgcgaATAACTGATCCCacaacatgcatcgttactacTTAGAAGCTAGAACATTAgttataagtagttaagtcgcataaaaagacaaacaattttttttttgtcaaaatttgatataCGGTTTAAGAGTTCTAggtgcatgaagttagctatatccactactggtgctcttcccctagtcacTATAGCTAATTTTGCACATTAACAAATTTTGAATAGTACATcgaattttgataatttttgttgCTATATCTATATGCAATTTAAAACTATTATTTTGGTTTTCGGATAGTATTGACACATGTTGTGGGATTTATTATACATGCAAGGGTGAAAAGGTGGTAATTTCAAAGTGTTgtttgatacctacttaaagatgccccaatagttgtgcactgCAACCACCTAAAAAAtgaccaatacttatgcacaaataccCCAGTAGTTGTGCATTATGGGTACCAATAAAATTGCACAACTCCTCCAATTAAAGTTTAAAAAATCCAACTATTGGGGACAAAATGCATGGCTATTGGTACTTTAGTTAACATTTTTTTGGTCTCTTTAAAGCTAGTAATTTTGGGTTTGGGTGACCAAGGAGTGGGCAATAATTGGAACATGGGTAGTAATGTGTGCTATTCTTCGGTGGTGTATAACATAGTTGATATTGACAATCATAATAAATTTAGATCATAAGAAGTTAAAGTAGTGTAAAGAATAGAGTGGATAGTGCACATCATAGATAACATaaataaccatatatatatatatatatatatatatatatatatatatatatatatatatatatatatatatatatatatatatatatatatatatatatatatatatatatatatataaaataaaattaattataaaatataacatttgaatttaaaatgtaatactataatataatattttaaatttattaatatattttaattaattttgtttaagttaatatttataaatattgaaGTAGAAGTTAATTTTATTAACAAAATTATGTTTCATTGATGCTACAAATataagtgtaaagtggaaaattggaccctagtgattccccacctggGAGAGAGAAATGAAATcattaggatgattttcacttgggagatactttatattcaaaagaggggcttgaatcgactagatccaaatccaagagagacaaggatgtgaattccaagtggattgcatgGGTTGGAGTGTGTTTTGCCCTCCTTTGTAAataagaaagttgacttgttgattatgtggaaaagagaaagacaatgagtaaaatgaggagctaccagttcgggatcgtgCTATAACTTCGGATCTAAGCTAActagactgatacagatctgcctcgcaaatttggagaaaaatcatcaggaccgtggcgggagtgtacatggtccttcacaaaatctgcaaaatgaaaagggttctttcatctATGCAAATGATGCCCAAACTTGCAAATTTAATTGTGCACCTGCAacttacacacagaaaagagaggaaaaggggttgtggataagggtttgcctcagtcaaaccccggttgaggaatcaaccttgaaagaaagttattgcaaatgcttgaatgtaaacaataaaaatgtataccttgtagatctacaacttgttgatgatgatttcttttcttcttgaatgtaatcacaagtattgcatggaatggcatgtaacatgaaaaaaccctaacacacacacatatacttgcaaatgaatgttgtaatattgctccaatgaatgaatgaagaagacttgaattcttgaatgcttgacaatgtatatcttcgcctatgcttgcttatcaaatccatgcttatgcagatgagaaaaccaactccctttttatacatgcctcagaagattaattcatctcacaaaaggtcaacattggggAAATTTGAGATCCCAAAGTGCAGATAGGGCCCAGGGCACCTATcctggggccaccctaagagggtgggataggggtgccatgcccctgtcctgctcTATCTTGGGGTCCAGACAAGGTTCTGAGGCTACCTCATGGCTCAAATAGGA
The nucleotide sequence above comes from Cryptomeria japonica chromosome 11, Sugi_1.0, whole genome shotgun sequence. Encoded proteins:
- the LOC131065358 gene encoding probable 2' cyclic ADP-D-ribose synthase BdTIR, translating into MASSSRPSGRPERKRDTAGYFQKIAPSASTSGASASKPVFDVFINHRGPDVKKTLASRIYNILRERKVTVFLDSEELEYGDFLPKKIEAVIRSATLHIAIFSKKYGESPWCLAELSCMLKSGAKIVPIFYYADRTDLRYVAQRKGIYADAFNRHKKKCRYSSKQIEEWEEALYKASFYSGQIIKSIKYVPQLLSL